Proteins found in one Quercus robur chromosome 2, dhQueRobu3.1, whole genome shotgun sequence genomic segment:
- the LOC126715406 gene encoding equilibrative nucleotide transporter 8: MLKWKPIMLELETGKNIKMEGVKGPGDQNAPRDTYKIAYIIHFLLGAGNLLPWNALITAVDYFAYLYSTKHVEKVFAVAYMSSSVLVLIVMLSWGEWSRRLNFRLRMNLGYSMFVISLMVAPVIDWAWCSSDSNEPPNGAYAVTVASVLVCGLADGLVGGSLIGSAGKLPKEYMQAVFAGTASSGVLVSILRIITKASFPQTPKGLRSSAHFYFIVGTIILICCILSCNLLYKLPVMQQHNKLLQVDPLCSRPKFWSVAGKIRWPAFGIFMIYVVTLSIFPGFIAENLESKLLRDWYPILLITIYNIADLLGKSLTAIYLLNSIKIASWACIARLMFYPLFTACLHGPKWLKTEVPVVTLTFMLGLTNGYLTSVFMILTPKSVPVSEAEISAIVMIVFLGLGLVAGSVLGWFWVI; this comes from the exons ATGCTTAAATGGAAACCAATAATGTTGGAATTAGAAACCGGTAAGAACATAAAAATGGAAGGCGTGAAGGGTCCTGGAGACCAAAATGCACCCAGAGACACATACAAGATCGCTTACATAATCCATTTCTTGCTGGGTGCTGGCAATTTGCTTCCTTGGAATGCTTTAATCACCGCTGTTGATTACTTTGCGTATCTATATTCAACCAAGCACGTTGAAAAGGTTTTCGCTGTAGCTTATATGAGTTCTTCAGTGCTGGTTCTGATTGTTATGTTGAGTTGGGGTGAATGGAGTCGAAGGCTGAATTTTAGATTGAGAATGAACTTGGGATATTCAATGTTTGTGATCTCTCTAATGGTGGCTCCAGTTATAGACTGGGCTTGGTGCAGCTCTGACTCAAATGAACCACCAAATGGAGCCTATGCTGTGACAGTTGCATCAGTCCTAGTCTGCGGGTTAGCTGATGGCTTGGTGGGAGGAAGCTTGATAGGATCAGCTGGAAAACTCCCCAAAGAGTATATGCAGGCTGTTTTTGCAGGAACCGCTTCTTCAG GTGTTCTGGTTTCGATTTTAAGGATTATAACAAAGGCATCATTTCCACAGACTCCAAAGGGTCTTCGATCAAGTGCTCACTTCTATTTTATTGTTGGCACCATTATCCTCATATGCTGCATACTTTCTTGCAACTTGTTATACAAGTTACCGGTCATGCAGCAGCATAATAAACTTCTTCAAGTTGATCCCTTGTGTTCAAGGCCCAAATTTTGGTCTGTGGCAGGAAAAATTCGATGGCCAGCTTTTGGGATTTTTATGATTTATGTTGTGACTCTGTCCATTTTTCCTGGATTTATAGCTGAAAATCTAGAATCCAAGCTTCTTCGAGATTGGTATCCTATTCTGCTGATCACAATTTATAATATTGCAGATTTGTTGGGAAAGTCTCTGACTGCAATCTACCTTCTAAACAGTATTAAAATTGCTTCATGGGCTTGCATTGCCAGGCTTATGTTCTATCCACTCTTCACAGCTTGTCTGCATGGACCAAAGTGGCTAAAAACTGAGGTACCAGTGGTAACTCTAACTTTTATGCTTGGATTAACCAATGGATATCTTACAAGTGTCTTCATGATCCTCACTCCCAAGTCTGTACCAGTTTCAGAAGCAGAGATTTCTGCAATTGTAATGATTGTTTTCCTGGGACTTGGTTTGGTTGCTGGTTCAGTTCTTGGTTGGTTCTGGGTTATTTGA